A stretch of the Candidatus Zixiibacteriota bacterium genome encodes the following:
- the cas5c gene encoding type I-C CRISPR-associated protein Cas5 translates to MKAKNQALDVWGDFACFSRPEMKVERFSYPVITPSAARGIYDAIYCKPTEFRWQITKIEILKPPSYIALRRNEVKDKISEKALVSYMDGKKEPEPIFADLNADTKGRTQRQTMALKNVQYRLHAEIRPWDGFENRLNGMEEQFRRRAKHGKCIYQPYFGCREFPAYFNLVDIDAPPPELSVSDMGDLGWMLYDVFDLSRQYDSRNWQKENFNLSISLFKPEIKNGVLMVPDYESPEVFKVRGGGS, encoded by the coding sequence ATGAAAGCAAAAAATCAAGCCTTGGATGTCTGGGGTGATTTCGCTTGTTTCTCGCGGCCGGAGATGAAGGTCGAGAGATTCAGTTACCCGGTGATTACGCCATCGGCGGCGCGCGGTATCTATGATGCTATATACTGCAAGCCAACAGAGTTCAGGTGGCAAATCACGAAAATCGAGATTTTGAAGCCGCCCAGCTATATTGCCCTGCGGCGAAATGAGGTGAAGGATAAAATCTCAGAAAAAGCTCTTGTTAGCTATATGGATGGCAAAAAAGAACCCGAGCCAATTTTTGCAGACCTTAATGCAGATACTAAAGGCAGAACCCAACGCCAGACAATGGCGCTCAAAAACGTGCAATACCGTTTGCATGCTGAGATTCGTCCATGGGACGGATTCGAGAATAGGCTCAACGGTATGGAAGAACAATTTCGCCGTCGAGCTAAACATGGCAAATGTATCTACCAGCCATACTTTGGATGCCGGGAGTTTCCGGCATATTTCAATCTTGTTGATATAGACGCTCCGCCGCCTGAGTTGTCAGTCAGTGATATGGGCGATCTCGGCTGGATGCTTTACGATGTCTTTGATTTATCCCGACAGTATGACTCAAGGAATTGGCAAAAAGAAAACTTCAACCTGTCAATAAGTTTGTTTAAGCCGGAGATTAAGAACGGCGTATTGATGGTGCCTGATTATGAAAGCCCGGAGGTTTTCAAAGTTAGAGGAGGTGGTAGCTGA
- the cas4 gene encoding CRISPR-associated protein Cas4, producing the protein MSQQCNKFTEDDLQPISALQHLAFCERQWGLMYLENIWAENRLTAEGTNLHERADLPETESRTDLRIARSLRLRSLRYGLTGIADIVEFQLLTGDESKQAGVVLESIPGRWQPMPVEYKRGRPKISRCDEVQLCGQVLCLEEMLNIVIETGKIFYGQPRRRHDVAIDNSLRAETFALIDKLHKYAKKGQTPIASYHKKCESCSIKSFCLPKVTGSKSVRKYLARIVAEINKGNEV; encoded by the coding sequence ATGAGCCAGCAATGTAATAAATTCACCGAGGATGACCTGCAGCCAATTTCGGCGCTTCAGCATCTCGCTTTCTGCGAACGTCAGTGGGGATTGATGTACTTAGAAAACATCTGGGCTGAAAATCGCTTGACCGCGGAGGGTACGAATCTTCATGAACGCGCCGACCTGCCTGAAACCGAATCACGAACTGATTTGAGGATAGCTCGAAGTCTGCGTTTGAGATCTCTTCGGTATGGACTTACAGGTATCGCCGATATTGTGGAATTCCAACTGTTGACTGGCGATGAATCGAAACAAGCCGGGGTTGTGCTCGAGAGCATCCCCGGCCGCTGGCAGCCTATGCCTGTTGAATACAAACGGGGGCGGCCTAAAATCAGCCGCTGCGATGAAGTCCAATTATGCGGTCAGGTTTTATGTCTTGAGGAAATGCTTAATATAGTCATCGAGACAGGGAAAATATTTTACGGTCAGCCGCGAAGGCGTCATGATGTAGCAATAGACAACTCGCTTCGAGCAGAAACATTTGCCTTAATCGATAAACTACATAAGTATGCCAAAAAAGGACAAACTCCAATTGCATCATATCACAAGAAATGTGAAAGTTGTTCGATAAAATCATTTTGCTTGCCTAAAGTTACTGGTTCAAAAAGCGTTCGAAAGTATCTTGCTCGAATAGTCGCTGAAATAAATAAAGGAAACGAGGTATAA
- the cas8c gene encoding type I-C CRISPR-associated protein Cas8c/Csd1 codes for MLHLLKEYAEKRGLIFGPGIKEKDVRWCLNFDAGGKYLGLSELGDASLKKNPGRSFQCPDLSFTEMKAGGITKSHFLVETADVVALFGKKADDAKIKLKHSYFIKLLNKASDAISGLSLIANQLEDENMLESIRNDMESRKVKSTDKVTFMVEDEFLIESKAWLDWWQDFRKSLTADKSSGKSKKETPELKMRSFLSGELVEPIKVSPKINKLSDVGGQPAGDALCSFKQDSFCSFGLHQAVNSAVSEAEAYIYAGALNDILKKHSTRLAGTKVAHWFKEIVADENDPLSWLEQGAETDELNAQHRAKELLKSIRTGKLPDMHENFYYALTLSGASGRVMVRDWMEGQFEELVENIKQWFSDLEIVNRHGDGLAKPPKFMAVLSATVRKLDDLPAPFVAKMWRSAVKNEPLSEDALAQALLRMRVDVIEDQPANHARMGLLKAYHIRKNKIQGKDSMMKCYLNEEHPEPAYHCGRLMAVYASLQRAALGDVGAGVIQRYYTAASATPALILGRVANTSQHHISKLDSKGLAHWYENKIAGIWCQIKDNIPATLTLEEQSLFALGFYQQIASREHKDNENNNQNNQKETN; via the coding sequence ATGCTGCATTTGCTTAAAGAATATGCTGAGAAACGTGGCTTAATATTCGGTCCGGGAATTAAAGAAAAAGATGTTCGGTGGTGTTTGAATTTTGATGCTGGCGGAAAATATTTAGGTCTTAGCGAGCTGGGAGATGCAAGTCTCAAAAAAAATCCCGGCCGCTCGTTTCAATGCCCTGACCTTAGTTTTACCGAGATGAAAGCAGGCGGTATAACCAAAAGTCATTTCCTTGTAGAGACCGCAGATGTCGTTGCTCTGTTTGGTAAAAAAGCTGATGATGCAAAAATTAAACTAAAACATTCTTACTTTATCAAACTCCTCAATAAAGCGAGTGATGCTATCTCTGGTTTATCGCTTATAGCTAATCAACTTGAAGATGAGAATATGTTAGAATCAATACGAAATGATATGGAATCTCGAAAAGTCAAATCCACTGATAAAGTTACATTTATGGTTGAAGATGAATTTTTAATTGAATCTAAAGCTTGGCTTGATTGGTGGCAGGATTTCAGAAAATCTTTGACTGCAGATAAATCATCCGGCAAATCCAAAAAGGAAACACCAGAGCTAAAAATGCGTAGCTTTCTATCTGGGGAATTGGTTGAACCTATTAAAGTATCCCCTAAAATAAATAAATTAAGCGATGTTGGCGGACAACCTGCAGGTGATGCTTTATGCAGTTTCAAGCAGGATTCCTTTTGTTCATTTGGTTTGCATCAAGCTGTTAATTCGGCAGTTTCGGAAGCAGAAGCCTATATTTATGCTGGCGCTCTTAATGATATCTTGAAAAAACATTCCACCCGTTTGGCCGGCACTAAAGTAGCGCATTGGTTCAAGGAAATAGTTGCCGATGAGAACGACCCGCTATCATGGCTTGAACAAGGCGCTGAAACCGATGAACTGAATGCTCAACATCGCGCGAAAGAACTGCTGAAAAGTATTCGCACTGGCAAACTGCCTGATATGCACGAAAACTTTTACTATGCTCTTACGCTTTCCGGAGCCAGCGGGCGGGTAATGGTGCGCGATTGGATGGAAGGGCAATTCGAAGAACTTGTTGAAAACATTAAACAATGGTTTTCAGATTTGGAGATTGTCAACAGACATGGCGACGGTTTAGCCAAACCGCCCAAATTTATGGCAGTACTCAGCGCAACTGTTCGCAAATTAGATGATTTGCCTGCGCCTTTTGTTGCTAAAATGTGGCGTTCTGCGGTTAAAAACGAACCTCTATCCGAAGATGCGCTTGCTCAAGCATTATTGCGAATGAGGGTAGATGTTATTGAAGACCAACCCGCCAATCATGCCCGTATGGGACTGTTAAAAGCATATCATATCAGAAAAAATAAAATTCAAGGAAAGGATTCTATGATGAAATGTTATCTCAATGAAGAACACCCCGAACCAGCTTACCATTGCGGTCGTCTGATGGCAGTATACGCTTCCCTTCAGCGCGCTGCTTTAGGCGATGTTGGCGCCGGCGTAATCCAGCGATATTATACTGCCGCCAGCGCAACTCCCGCGCTTATACTGGGACGAGTAGCCAACACAAGCCAACATCATATAAGCAAGCTCGACTCTAAAGGACTGGCGCATTGGTATGAAAATAAAATTGCCGGTATATGGTGTCAAATTAAAGATAATATTCCGGCAACATTAACGCTTGAAGAACAAAGCCTTTTTGCACTCGGCTTTTATCAGCAAATCGCTTCACGCGAACACAAAGATAATGAAAATAACAATCAAAATAACCAAAAGGAGACAAACTAA
- the cas7c gene encoding type I-C CRISPR-associated protein Cas7/Csd2, with translation MSNPINNRYEFMFLFDCENGNPNGDPDAGNAPRIDPQNMRGLVSDVALKRRVRNYVQTARGNEMPNAIFIEHATNVNTSIARAHEEANDGFDLTKSPNKDKVGKARKWMCENFYDVRTFGAVMSTGPNAGQVRGPVQFAFAQSVDPVLPLDLSITRMAVADKVTGAKSSEDYEKWTAEQPEDKLRTIGRKTLIPYGLYIAKGFISAHLAQGTGFSDDDLSLFWETLLNMYEHDRSASKGIMSVRAPIFVFQHIGTDSDETQRLQQAKLGCAPAHKLFDLVEVNKRDGIEAPRSFSDYEVIFHKSRIPTGVRVGFIIYGDGGKTEIKWDNPPEDATHIKSD, from the coding sequence ATGAGCAATCCAATCAACAACCGCTATGAATTCATGTTTTTATTCGACTGCGAAAATGGCAATCCCAACGGCGATCCCGATGCCGGTAATGCCCCGCGTATCGACCCGCAAAATATGCGCGGATTGGTCTCAGATGTAGCTCTGAAACGCCGCGTCCGCAATTATGTCCAGACAGCTCGCGGAAACGAAATGCCCAACGCTATATTTATCGAGCATGCTACTAATGTTAATACATCAATTGCGCGCGCCCATGAAGAAGCCAACGACGGTTTCGATCTGACTAAAAGTCCTAACAAAGATAAAGTTGGTAAAGCTCGCAAGTGGATGTGTGAAAATTTCTATGATGTGCGCACTTTCGGCGCAGTCATGAGTACCGGTCCTAATGCCGGACAGGTTCGCGGACCTGTTCAGTTTGCTTTTGCCCAATCAGTAGACCCGGTATTACCACTTGATTTATCTATAACTCGTATGGCCGTTGCCGATAAAGTTACCGGCGCCAAATCCAGCGAAGATTATGAGAAATGGACAGCCGAACAACCAGAGGATAAGCTTCGCACTATTGGCAGAAAAACGCTAATCCCTTACGGTTTATACATCGCCAAGGGTTTTATCAGCGCGCATCTGGCTCAGGGTACTGGTTTCTCCGATGACGACCTAAGCCTATTCTGGGAGACTCTGCTCAATATGTACGAACACGATCGCTCGGCCAGTAAGGGCATCATGTCGGTGCGGGCGCCGATATTTGTATTTCAGCATATAGGCACCGATTCCGATGAAACTCAGCGCCTCCAACAGGCTAAACTTGGCTGTGCCCCGGCGCATAAGCTGTTTGACTTGGTAGAGGTTAATAAGCGCGATGGTATCGAAGCGCCGCGGTCTTTCTCCGATTATGAGGTTATCTTTCATAAAAGCAGAATCCCGACAGGTGTTAGGGTCGGCTTTATTATATACGGAGATGGCGGCAAGACTGAAATCAAATGGGATAATCCACCAGAAGATGCTACTCATATCAAATCAGATTAG